A single genomic interval of Mustelus asterias chromosome 13, sMusAst1.hap1.1, whole genome shotgun sequence harbors:
- the LOC144503117 gene encoding protein PML-like, translating to MASPVTQQLTEDGVTETALNDASKTVPIAEPTNDEVSAPPVTTKETLVFFDLETTGLDKCCDIVQLSAVSGEKIFDKYILPSIAMSAGATAITGIQVMDGVLYVRGEPQTTCSLQEAMAAFLEFLQSLNKPLLVGHNIWKFDGPIILRAWEKLSMKDQFDKCVTGFLDTYCLARDTIPRSEVSSYRQSDLVKTYLKKDYEAHNAIEDVKSLQELYSVLKFTPEQKQKRQFSLSQLESRVSL from the exons ACTCAACAGCTCACAGAGgatggagtgacagagacagcactAAATGATGCCAGCAAGACTGTACCCATTGCTGAGCCAACCAATGATGAAGTCAGTGCCCCTCCAGTGACCACCAAGGAGACCCTGGTGTTCTTTGACCTGGAAACCACAGGCCTAG ATAAATGTTGCGACATTGTACAGCTATCGGCAGTGAGTGGTGAGAAGATCTTCGACAAGTACATCCTGCCCAGCATTGCCATGTCAGCAGGAGCAACAGCTATTACTGGAATACAGGTGATGGACGGAGTCCTGTATGTGAGGGGAGAACCTCAAACCACCTGCAGCCTCCAGGAGGCCATGGCAGCTTTCCTGGAGTTCCTGCAGTCGCTTAACAAGCCTCTGTTAGTAGGCCACAACATCTGGAAATTTGATGGTCCAATTATTCTTAGAGCTTGGGAAAAGCTCTCCATGAAAGATCAATTTGACAAATGTGTGACTGGGTTCCTGGATACATACTGTTTGGCCAGGGATActattcccaggtcagaggtcagCAGCTATAGGCAATCTGATTTAGTGAAGACTTATCTTAAAAAAGATTATGAAGCGCACAATGCTATTGAAGATGTAAAGAGCTTGCAGGAGCTGTACTCTGTTCTCAAATTTACTCCAGAGCAGAAACAGAAGAGgcagttttctctctctcagcttGAAAGCCGTGTATCTCTGTAG